A genome region from Bemisia tabaci chromosome 3, PGI_BMITA_v3 includes the following:
- the LOC109030690 gene encoding tubulin alpha-3 chain produces the protein MRECISVHIGQAGVQIGNACWELYCLEHGIQPDGQMPSDKTIGGGDDSFNTFFSETGAGKHVPRAVFVDLEPTVVDEVRTGTYRQLFHPEQLITGKEDAANNYARGHYTIGKEIVDLVLDRIRKLSDQCTGLQGFLVFHSFGGGTGSGFTSLLMERLSVDYGKKSKLEFSIYPAPQVSTAVVEPYNSILTTHTTLEHSDCAFMVDNEAIYDICRRNLDIERPTYTNLNRLIGQIVSSITASLRFDGALNVDLTEFQTNLVPYPRIHFPLATYAPVVSAEKAYHEQMTVAEITNACFEPQNQMVKCDPRHGKYMACCMLYRGDVVPKDVNAAIATIKTKRTIQFVDWCPTGFKVGINYQPPTVVPGGDLAKVQRAVCMLSNTTAIAEAWARLDHKFDLMYAKRAFVHWYVGEGMEEGEFSEAREDLAALEKDYEEVATDSADAEVEDGDEY, from the exons AGGGAGTGTATATCGGTGCACATCGGGCAAGCCGGGGTGCAGATCGGAAATGCCTGCTGGGAGCTGTACTGCTTGGAGCATGGGATCCAGCCGGACGGACAGATGCCCTCGGACAAGACCATCGGGGGAGGAGACGACAGCTTCAACACCTTCTTCAGCGAAACTGGTGCCGGGAAGCATGTGCCCAGAGCTGTGTTCGTTGATCTCGAACCAACTGTTGTAG ACGAAGTTCGAACGGGGACTTACCGGCAACTGTTCCACCCCGAGCAGTTGATCACTGGCAAGGAGGACGCTGCAAACAACTATGCACGTGGACACTACACGATCGGCAAAGAGATCGTGGATCTCGTCCTCGACAGGATCCGGAAACTCTCGGACCAGTGCACCGGGCTCCAGGGTTTCCTCGTTTTCCACTCTTTCGGCGGTGGGACTGGCTCTGGATTCACCTCCCTCCTCATGGAGCGCCTTTCCGTAGACTACGGCAAGAAAAGCAAACTGGAGTTCTCCATTTACCCTGCACCACAG GTCTCTACGGCAGTTGTCGAGCCGTACAACTCAATTTTGACCACACACACAACTCTAGAGCACTCAGATTGTGCGTTTATGGTGGATAATGAAGCTATTTATGACATTTGCCGCCGTAATTTGGATATTGAAAGACCAACCTACACAAATTTAAACAGACTTATTGGTCAAATAGTTTCATCCATCACTGCGTCCTTACGGTTTGATGGTGCTCTGAACGTTGATTTGACTGAATTTCAG ACGAACTTGGTGCCTTATCCGCGAATCCATTTTCCATTAGCAACTTATGCACCCGTTGTCTCTGCAGAAAAGGCCTATCATGAGCAGATGACTGTTGCCGAAATTACGAATGCCTGCTTCGAGCCACAAAATCAGATGGTGAAATGTGATCCTCGACACGGCAAATACATGGCATGCTGCATGCTTTACAG GGGAGACGTTGTACCGAAAGATGTAAATGCAGCCATTGCCACAATAAAAACGAAAAGAACCATTCAGTTTGTCGACTGGTGCCCAACTGGATTCAAG GTGGGCATCAACTACCAGCCACCGACCGTGGTGCCAGGCGGTGACCTGGCCAAAGTTCAGCGAGCCGTGTGCATGCTGTCCAACACGACGGCCATCGCCGAGGCGTGGGCCCGTCTCGACCACAAATTCGACCTCATGTACGCTAAGAGGGCCTTCGTCCATTGGTACGTTGGCGAAGGAATGGAGGAGGGAGAATTTTCCGAAGCCAGGGAGGACTTGGCCGCCCTCGAGAAGGACTACGAGGAGGTCGCAACCGATTCCGCCGATGCTGAGGTCGAGGATGGAGATGAGTACTAA
- the LOC109030689 gene encoding organic cation transporter protein isoform X1, producing MFNVNYNELLASGKREADPSWPVVGCRHGWDYNFTEIPYASIAAQLNWVCDKGALPAIAQAMFFFGAILGGLLFGWIADRYGRIAALVGSNAVGFVGGVLTAFSHDFISFAFCRFLVGFAFDNCFTMMYILVLEYVGPKWRTFVANMSIAIFFTLASCLLPWIAYFIRDWRWIAVATSVPLLFAALTPFVVPESARWLISRGMTGEAVHIIKKFEKLNGKHVEPFVYSEFIESCERLRREEETGRNYSVLDLFKSPHLRKITLLLIVIWMLTSLVFDGHVRNISNFGLDLFITFTVVCATELPADILLTLTLDRFGRRWISCLSMVLGGVFSLLASAVSFGTVSASLAVLGRFSVNISYSVGLQYAAELLPTVVRAQGVAFIHIMGYVASILSPFIVYLGVLSPTLPFLVLGVFGIVGGFLALLLPETLNKDLPQTLADGEEFGKDQVFLEFPCLSRSSDGEDDWPRKTSNLKRSHDSQSDGSSLRASLRAEVYRSSMIRRKRKNRAPLPIEAGNTAI from the exons ATGTTCAATGTCAATTACAATGAACTTTTGGCATCTGGGAAACGGGAGGCCGATCCGTCCTGGCCCGTGGTTGGGTGTCGACACGGATGGGATTACAATTTCACTGAAATACCCTACGCTTCAATCGCAGCACAG TTAAACTGGGTGTGCGACAAAGGTGCGTTACCTGCAATTGCTCAGGCAATGTTTTTTTTCGGTGCCATACTAGGAGGCCTGCTCTTCGGCTGGATCGCCGACCGCTACGGGCGGATCGCCGCGCTGGTCGGCTCCAACGCTGTCGGCTTCGTCGGCGGAGTTCTGACCGCATTCTCACACGACTTCATCAGTTTCGCGTTTTGCAGATTTCTAGTCGGCTTCGCCTTTGATAACTGCTTTACCATGATGTACATATTAG TGTTGGAATATGTGGGGCCAAAATGGCGAACTTTTGTCGCTAACATGAGCATAGCCATATTTTTCACACTAGCGTCATGCTTGTTGCCGTGGATTGCGTACTTCATTCGTGATTGGCGATGGATCGCGGTGGCTACTTCTGTGCCACTTCTTTTTGCTGCCTTAACTCCGTTCGTTGTGCCTGAGAGTGCTCG GTGGCTGATATCGAGAGGCATGACTGGCGAGGCAGTACATATtataaagaaatttgaaaaattgaatgggaAACACGTGGAGCCATTTGTATACTCAGAATTCATA gAGAGCTGTGAAAGACTTCGAAGAGAGGAAGAAACCGGGAGAAATTACTCCGTTTTGGATCTCTTCAAAAGCCCTCATCTACGAAAAATCACTTTACTACTTATCGTAATCTG GATGCTCACATCTCTTGTATTTGACGGTCATGTGAGGAATATTTCAAATTTCGGGCTGGATCTCTTCATCACATTCACCGTAGTTTGTGCAACAGAATTACCAGCTGACATTCTTCTCACTCTTACTTTAGACAGATTTGGGCGGCGATGGATCTCTTGTCTATCCATGGTTCTAGGTGGAGTGTTTTCCCTATTGGCCTCTGCCGTGTCTTTTG GGACGGTTTCAGCTAGTCTGGCAGTTCTTGGTCGGTTCAGTGTGAACATTAGTTACAGCGTGGGACTCCAATATGCCGCTGAACTTCTGCCCACGGTAGTCAGGGCTCAAGGGGTCGCTTTCATTCATATCATGGGATACGTTGCCAGCATACTATCACCGTTCATCGTTTATttg GGTGTGTTAAGCCCCACCCTGCCGTTCCTCGTTCTGGGTGTGTTCGGCATAGTCGGTGGATTTCTGGCTCTGTTGCTGCCAGAGACTTTGAACAAGGATCTGCCACAAACATTAGCAGATGGAGAAGAATTTGGAAAGGACCAGGTTTTCCTCGAATTTCCTTGCCTCAGTCG GTCCTCGGACGGTGAAGACGACTGGCCACGGAAAACGAGTAACTTGAAGCGAAGCCACGACTCGCAGTCGGACGGAAGCTCCTTGCGAGCGTCTCTCAGAGCGGAAGTCTATCGAAGCAGCATGATTCGAAGGAAAAGGAAGAACAGAGCCCCACTTCCGATTGAGGCAGGCAATACTGCCATTTAG